From one Bacteroidales bacterium genomic stretch:
- a CDS encoding SulP family inorganic anion transporter, protein MKNHIPAFSWLPGYNSKFLKSDAIAGITLAAYALPVSLAYASLAGLPPQYGVYGYLLGGFFYALIGSSRQMAIGPTSAISLLIGVTVANMADGDTQRWAEIASGTAFVFAGLSLLAYLLRLSNAINFISDTVLLGFKAGAALAIASTQLPKLFGVPGGGINFFDRLLVLWQQWPQFNFYVFGFGLVVLILLFIAEKKFPGRPIALMVMVVSILAITFTPLGTMGFKTVGLIPSGLPKFHVPSIHAADISAIFPLAFACFLLAYIESISSAKAMAQKHGYKIDPHQELLALGIVNLATAFGQSYPVGGGLSQTAVNDKAGAKTPIALIFASIAIGLCLMLLTGLLTNLPNVVLACIVLVAILGLVDLKDFVHLWKTNKTEFQIALVAVVGVLVFGIFEGVIIAAIVTLVLIIKAVSVPHVAILGRIPGTRRYSDVVRNPDNELFPQLLLFRVESSIYYFNTDYVENLVIAKVNEAGALLKTVVWDLSTSPQVDRAGAKMIGQLYLDLKAKGITLHIAEARAGVRDILRNEEIDLLLGKISRQVSLNDIVKEQLA, encoded by the coding sequence TTGAAAAATCATATACCGGCCTTTAGCTGGCTTCCGGGCTACAACTCTAAATTTCTTAAAAGTGATGCTATTGCAGGCATAACGCTGGCTGCTTATGCGCTTCCGGTTTCGCTGGCTTATGCTTCACTTGCCGGTTTGCCTCCACAATACGGTGTTTATGGCTACCTTTTGGGCGGCTTTTTTTATGCCCTTATTGGCAGCAGCAGGCAAATGGCCATAGGGCCTACTTCGGCCATATCGCTACTTATTGGGGTTACTGTTGCTAATATGGCTGATGGCGACACGCAGCGCTGGGCCGAAATCGCCTCCGGTACAGCGTTTGTCTTTGCAGGGTTGAGCCTGTTGGCTTATCTGTTGCGTTTGAGTAACGCTATTAATTTTATCAGCGACACGGTATTGTTGGGCTTCAAAGCTGGTGCGGCGTTGGCCATAGCATCAACTCAATTGCCCAAATTATTTGGAGTTCCCGGCGGAGGTATTAATTTTTTTGATCGATTGCTGGTTTTGTGGCAGCAGTGGCCTCAATTCAACTTTTACGTGTTTGGTTTTGGGCTTGTTGTGCTCATACTGCTTTTTATAGCTGAAAAGAAATTTCCCGGAAGGCCGATAGCCCTTATGGTAATGGTTGTTTCAATCCTGGCCATAACATTTACTCCACTGGGCACAATGGGCTTCAAAACTGTTGGTTTAATTCCGTCTGGCTTGCCCAAATTCCATGTACCTTCTATACATGCAGCAGATATTAGTGCTATTTTCCCATTGGCCTTTGCTTGTTTTTTGCTTGCCTACATCGAAAGCATTTCTTCGGCCAAAGCCATGGCGCAAAAGCATGGTTATAAAATCGATCCCCACCAGGAATTGCTGGCGCTTGGGATTGTGAATTTGGCTACTGCATTCGGGCAAAGCTATCCTGTTGGTGGCGGCTTATCGCAAACGGCCGTTAATGATAAAGCCGGCGCAAAAACGCCCATCGCGCTCATTTTTGCTTCAATTGCAATTGGGTTGTGCCTGATGCTACTGACGGGCTTGCTTACGAACTTGCCCAACGTTGTTCTGGCCTGCATTGTCCTCGTGGCAATATTAGGATTGGTTGATTTAAAAGATTTTGTCCATTTGTGGAAGACCAACAAAACTGAATTTCAAATTGCTTTGGTTGCGGTAGTCGGCGTGCTGGTTTTTGGCATATTCGAGGGAGTAATCATTGCCGCCATCGTTACTTTGGTATTGATAATTAAAGCGGTTTCAGTTCCACACGTTGCTATTTTGGGCAGAATACCAGGAACCCGGCGCTATTCTGATGTTGTTCGAAATCCCGACAACGAATTATTCCCGCAGCTTTTGTTGTTCAGGGTCGAATCTTCCATCTATTATTTTAATACCGACTACGTCGAAAATCTGGTTATAGCAAAGGTCAACGAGGCCGGAGCTTTGCTGAAAACTGTAGTTTGGGATCTGAGCACATCTCCACAGGTCGATCGGGCGGGAGCTAAAATGATTGGCCAACTTTATCTCGATTTAAAGGCAAAGGGCATCACGCTTCACATTGCTGAAGCGCGTGCCGGAGTTCGTGATATTTTGCGCAACGAAGAAATCGACCTATTGCTTGGGAAAATCAGCCGGCAAGTGTCGCTCAACGATATTGTAAAAGAGCAATTAGCATGA